TTAACTTAGAAGACAGTTCATTATTAAGGTACATTTTAACCGTTTTCGGTATTATTGCTGGTATTCTTTagatttatcaatttttttttacttcAGAAACTATACCCAGAAGAGGtaattataatttttttattttcattaatgtaACGATGTCACAATCAATTATTATGATTCTTTAAAACGAATgtatattcaatttttttatacCCTTACAATAACTAATTGTACGAGAGTACATATTTTTTAGTATGCCACTTACTTGAgttgataatatttcaactCTGCCTACTTACAAAAAATGTTCTAAATCAcgtttttttcattaagaaattttaaCAAAAAGAAGTGCGGGAACTTTTCTATTTACTTGACGAATATATGTATTTAGCCTTATACTCATGATGACAGATGGAAAGAACTGTAATCATATCAAAAGGTGCAACCGTAGGTAATTTAAGGAAGATTTACCATCCAATTTCTGATAGCCTAGTCCCCTTTTTATCAGCATTAATGGATTCAATAGAGACACCGGCCATCAAGTCCCCCAAGTCGCTAGAAACTTGAAGCAATTTAAGAGGATCATTGTAATAAGTGGTTGCCTGAACGATTGCTTGTGCCAAATTTTCAGGATCTGAGGATTTAAAGATACCTGAACCAACAAATATACCTTCACAACCTAATTGCATTAATAAAGCTGCATCAGATGGTGTAGCAACTCCACCTGCAGCAAAGTTGACAACAGGTAGTTTACCTTGTTCTAAGGTCgatttcaataaatctgTTGGGACTCTTAATTCTTCAGCTTTGGTACGTAATTCATCGGGAGAATTCAACAGAGAtccaaattcttgaatttgagCTCTGATCTTACGGATATGCTTAACAGCCTCAGATACATCTCCGGTACCAGCTTCTCCTTTGGTACGAATCATAGCGGCACCTTCATTTATTCTTCTCAATGCTTCTCCTAAGTCCTTTGCACCACATACAAATGGAACCTTAAAatcattcttcttgataTGATTACTCCAATCTGCGGGGGTTAGTACCTCACTCTCGTCAATATAATCCACTTCCAAAGCTTCTAACACTTGGGCCTCCACAAAATGACCAATACGGACCTTGGCCATGACTGGAATTGAAACGGCTGCCATGATTTCTCTAATCATTTTTGGATCAGACATACGACACACTTTACCAGATTTTCTCATATCAGCCGGAATACTTTCTAATGCCATAACAGCACAAGCGCCTGCTTTCTCAGCAATACGTGCTTGCTCGGGTGTTACAACATCCATAATGACACCACCTTTCAGCATTTGAGCTAATCCACTTTTCACTTTAAAATCGACGTTTGTGTTTGCAAccattgttttctttttactatatttcaataacaGATCTTCTTTTGATAACAAGTTTAGGTGATTGCACTCAATAAACTATTGACCCCTTTTATACTTTCCCCATACATGATTTCAGTCAGAGTCAAAAAAATGAGTAATATATTTCACGCGTCCTGTGACTAATAGTTCCCCTATGTGAAAAAAAGACATTGACAAAGAAGTTGGCAAGATTCAAATAGTTACTGCACCAATAACCCAGATTTGAGTAACTAATGACAAGAAAGAAGTGCGTTGGAGTTTTGGCGTTACAAGGTGCTTTTCAAGAACATATTGATTTTTTGGAAAGAGCTGCATTAGAGAATTGCTACAATGTAACTGTCATTCCAGTAAGAACGAAGAAAGAATTGCATCTCTGTGATTCGTTAGTAATTCCCGGTGGAGAATCTACAACAATGTCATTAATTGCACAACGtaccaatttttttgatgatttatATACTTTTGTCCATTCTTCCCAGAAAAGCGTCTGGGGTACTTGTGCCGgtttaatatttattagCGATGAGTTAGAAAATCAGAATGAATTGATAAAAACACTCCACTTATTGCATGCTCGTGTGAAGAGGAATGCGTTCGGAAGACAGGCTCAATCATTTACAAAAGTTTGTGATTTTTCCGAATTTATACCTGAATGTACTGATTTTCCCGCTACTTTCATCAGGGCTCCTGTAATAGACAAAATATTAGATTCAGAAACTGTAAAGCCATTATATACGATACCAAATAATGACGAGGAAGATGTCATTGTGGCAGCACAGCAAGGTAGTAATGTTTTAGTTACATCATTTCATCCTGAATTGGCAGATGATGACATTAGATTCCACGAATGgtttttaaagaaatttgttgTAGATTTTTAGTGAACTATCACCTAAAATGGGGAtagataaatatataaaagtATATATGAAAAAAAGTTGTTGTATTTCCATTTATAATATACATATTGCATGTGTTTGACGATTCTTTAACAGAAAGCGGAAATGCCGTTCATAAGTCCGGCATTTAGGAAAACTCCGCGGATCAGCCACATATAAATTAAATActaataagaaaatataatttggATAGAAAACATCATATTTTGGTCAAAACCTGCCATGTTGAATTATACTgacaaaattcaaaaatattagaaGTACTTGCTGTTGTTGCATCTCGTGCTTGCCATTTACCGGGCATTGAGTTTCCAACTGGGGCATATATGTAGAATGTACAAAACAGATCTCATTTTATAGATttctcaaataataaacttTCCTTCATATAAATCATATTTaccaaaaataaagttgGATTAAGAGCTTGAAAAGGGGcagcttcttcaatgaatgaattaCATTTACCCATAGCATTTGATAATGACAAATCGTGTATAGGTTACAAGAATGAAACAAAGGGAAAAGACATTCCCATGAAAAATACAGCAGATGGAGGCACCAAAAAAGGGAAAACCAACAGAATTTAACAAGAAGACCACTTCTGCACCCCATCCTCCGCAAAGGCATGGGATTTCGGTGAGGATGTTATAATGACTTCGGCTATAAAATACTTTGGTGGCCATCCCGATTTATTAAGTGGTGTATTGTTTGTAAAGGATCAATCCGGTATTTTCAGTATGTTTAACGAGCGAGGAACAGTGTAAGCAATTCGTCTCAAAGTTGAAGTAATTCCATCATGCAAATActttaataatggatttGGATAATGCCTTTTCTGCGTTACAAGACGGGTTAGCTTAAAGTTTGCTTTAATAACGACAGATTTTACATCAGAGACATTAATTGAAGGAATGAGAATTAACGATACATATTATTAGTTGACTCTATTTACTTGTGTAGGAAAAGGTAGAGCATAGACAAAATAATACTAACTAGAGTTTAGATATAGAAGCACTGTCGTTTCTGCTTTCCTTTCTAATTGCATAAACTTTAAACATTTTGCTACtttataattaattttgtAGATGTGTTTGTAATTCAAGATACAGACAAATAGATTCTTCACTCTTGGGTAAGAAAACActtctaataataaaaaaaaaagcGCAACTCATAAAGTATCATCGTTCTTTGTTTTCTATACCTTCCACTAGAATCTAGGAATAGTTGACTTCTCTAACCATAGTTAGATAAACTTTTTATGATACCATGGAATCCATACtaaatttggatattttCCCAAGTTAACAAGCGTTGGTTCGTTATCTTAGATATACATTGTACCATACCTTGGCAAATATTAACAAACCTTTTTGGTGTGCTTCGATAAAACAGCCATTCTTACCAAAGGTTTAGTTTTGATAGATATTCAACAGCTCACTTTGCACCATTGTGTGCACAACATATATCAAATGAGTACTAAATAAACTTCAAAGAGTATCAACTTGAAGTGCTTATGACCAAATGACAGTAGCTATGAACTcataattatattttaaactTTTTTTAAGACTTTTCCACTACCTTAATTCAATAGCAGATTctgtttttttttaaaagtaATATTCCGATTAATGTTATTACACAGTATCCATAACCATCTTTACTATCCTTTGGATATTTAGTATATTATATATCTTACTTACGTAATAAACCaagaatactttgaatttaatgattGCTCCTAGcagaaataataattcctcaaattttaatgaaagataACAAAGCATTAAGTCACTAAAGTTATTGATTGCATAGACTAATATATACCAACTCATAATACCCTTTGGCGTCACTTCACACTTTATTTTATCGTGGATGAACAATAACAAAAACTGAGTACAGCCACACAGaccaaaaataaaaggTAAAAAGTCATCATTTATTGTAAGGTACACGATACGTACTTTCCATTAATGTGGCTACAAATAAACGCAGATTTGGTACTTAAGACATATTCATTCGAATTGGCATTCAGTGGGAAGAAATCGCTTCCCTAAAAATTCCCGGATCCGTTTGACTCCGAAAGTTTCTGAAAACAGGATTTCGGAGTTCCACCAAAAATAAGGTCTTTGAATAACAGGCTTTGTAAACCATCAGATTTAATCAGATCAACGTATTCATAAACATTTAATTGAGAAAAACAAACCGTAGATTAAAATGAAAAcgtgaagaagaaacaccATTATGATAGCTCAATCAAAAAAAGGATTGGACGCCCGGCCGAAAAACCACATCCCTGAGGTGCGCCTCGCTGATAGGTGAAAAAGACTCGACTGACTTCGGCCGCCGTATGGGCACTCCCCCGCGAACTTTTCTGAGAAAACAGCAGGTGGTCGGGCGCCTCGGAGGGAGTGGGAAAAAACATCCACCACTCGGATTTTCAAGTCTGGAGGTCGGCCTGTGCGGCGGAGGTGACTTGGGCGACGGTAGGTAGACGGAAACCCAGCACCCACAGCCAGTGGGTAAGTAGCGCAGGGACGGTCGAAGTAAAGAAGGTAGTGTGTATATGTTTAGATAGCGTGTATAAGAGTGTACGTTTGTAGTTTAAGGTCAGTTGGAGTGCTAGTTGTCGAGATATGGTCGGTGTCACAGTGTATTTCTAGTCTTACACAGCTGTCACCTTGCACAGGAGCCTGGCTCACTCAGTTTTGAACATTCAAGCACGAAAAGCATATTACCTTCCTTTTTCATGCATGTCGTAACTGCACCAACGCGTCAGCTCGtgttctttcctctttgggCCGTGGCCGCGTTCCCCTGTGGACGTGTTTGGCGTTGTTTTTTCTCTGGCGATGGCGTCCGCTTTTCTGGGACAAACGAAGAAaaacagaatatataaCTGGGCCAAATTTCATTCCCTTAAACCACACTCTCTCCCCTTCCCATCCCACCAAACAACCATTCGCaaatccaccaccaccatgTTTTACATTTCAGATAACGTCAGCGTTGTCGATGGATTTGTCGTGTtaactattgaaaaggagGGTGCTTCTGTCCGCAAGGTTGTCAAGAAGTTCCACCCCAAGAGCAAGCTGTTCCTGCTGGAGGAGCGCACCAAGCTGGCCAACTACGCCCTGGTGGACCTGACGAGTACCACACCGCCTTCCCCGGCTCCGACCTTGTCCCCGTCCCCAGCTCCCAGCTCTTCTCCGTCTGCACCACCTCCAAGAGGCTCTTCTACACCACCCCAGACGGCTTCCGCATCGTCAACAGCAAGACCCCAGACAGACACAGACGCTGCTCCCAGGAGTACACCGTCATCCCCGTGGTCTACAAGGACAAGCCCACCAAGTACCTCTATCTCAGGGACGAGACCCACTCCACGCAGTACCTGCTCGCCGACGTCACAGTCGACAGGGACATTGTGCACTCCAAGGACTCGTCCTTCTTCGAACA
The sequence above is a segment of the Naumovozyma castellii chromosome 8, complete genome genome. Coding sequences within it:
- the NCAS0H03630 gene encoding pyridoxal 5'-phosphate synthase subunit PdxS, whose product is MVANTNVDFKVKSGLAQMLKGGVIMDVVTPEQARIAEKAGACAVMALESIPADMRKSGKVCRMSDPKMIREIMAAVSIPVMAKVRIGHFVEAQVLEALEVDYIDESEVLTPADWSNHIKKNDFKVPFVCGAKDLGEALRRINEGAAMIRTKGEAGTGDVSEAVKHIRKIRAQIQEFGSLLNSPDELRTKAEELRVPTDLLKSTLEQGKLPVVNFAAGGVATPSDAALLMQLGCEGIFVGSGIFKSSDPENLAQAIVQATTYYNDPLKLLQVSSDLGDLMAGVSIESINADKKGTRLSEIGW
- the NCAS0H03640 gene encoding pyridoxal 5'-phosphate synthase subunit PdxT encodes the protein MTRKKCVGVLALQGAFQEHIDFLERAALENCYNVTVIPVRTKKELHLCDSLVIPGGESTTMSLIAQRTNFFDDLYTFVHSSQKSVWGTCAGLIFISDELENQNELIKTLHLLHARVKRNAFGRQAQSFTKVCDFSEFIPECTDFPATFIRAPVIDKILDSETVKPLYTIPNNDEEDVIVAAQQGSNVLVTSFHPELADDDIRFHEWFLKKFVVDF